A genomic region of Lates calcarifer isolate ASB-BC8 linkage group LG9, TLL_Latcal_v3, whole genome shotgun sequence contains the following coding sequences:
- the tmem230a gene encoding transmembrane protein 230a, giving the protein MKAARSNMLGAGPSNNKVKYSRLAADEDGYIDLQFKRSPPKVPYKAIALAIFLFLIGSLLIIFGALLLAGTIQVEHPDRTIPVIIIGLLVFLPGFYHLRIAYYAAKGYRGYSYDDIPDFGD; this is encoded by the exons ATGAAGGCAGCTAGAAGCAATATGTTGGGTGCTGGACCATCTAACAACAAGGTCAAGTATTCACGGCTGGCTGCTGATGAGGATGGCTACATAGACTTACAG TTCAAGAGAAGTCCACCAAAGGTCCCCTACAAGGCGATTGCACTGGCAATATTCCTGTTTCTGATTGGCTCCTTACTGATAATCTTTGGGGCCCTTCTTCTGGCAGGAACCATACAGGTCGAG CATCCAGACCGCACCATTCCTGTCATCATCATAGGGCTGCTCGTTTTCCTTCCTGGATTCTACCATTTGAGAATTGCCTACTATGCTGCCAAAGGTTACCGGGGATACTCATACGACGACATCCCAGATTTTGGTGACTGA